Proteins found in one Arachis stenosperma cultivar V10309 chromosome 8, arast.V10309.gnm1.PFL2, whole genome shotgun sequence genomic segment:
- the LOC130946796 gene encoding MYB-like transcription factor ETC3, whose amino-acid sequence MDDIDHSSSSSSQHVSANSSEQVSNRASKVEFSEDEKTLISRMYKLVGDRWSLIAGRIPGRTADEIEKYWTSRYSSRNE is encoded by the exons ATGGACGACATAGAtcactcttcttcttcttcttctcaacaTGTTTCTGCAAACTCTTCag AACAAGTGTCCAATCGAGCTTCCAAGGTTGAATTTTCGGAGGATGAGAAAACTCTTATTTCCAGGATGTATAAACTTGTTGGGGACAG GTGGTCCTTAATTGCCGGAAGAATTCCCGGAAGAACAGCTGATGAAATAGAGAAGTATTGGACTTCAAGATACTCATCAAGAAACGAATAA
- the LOC130946612 gene encoding protein translation factor SUI1 homolog produces the protein MSEFDTNDIPSTFDPFAEANAEDSGIGAKDYVHIRVQQRNGRKSLTTVQGLKKEFSYSKILKDLKKEFCCNGTVVQDPELGQVIQLQGDQRKNVSTFLVQAGIVKKDNIKIHGF, from the exons ATGTCTGAATTTGACACAAACGACATTCCATCTACTTTTG ATCCGTTTGCTGAGGCAAATGCTGAGGACTCAGGTATCGGGGCGAAAGATTATGTTCATATCCGGGTGCAGCAGCGAAACGGGAGGAAAAGCCTTACAACAGTTCAAGGATTGAAGAAAGAATTCAGTTACTCCAAGATTCTTAAGGACCTCAAGAAAGAGTTTTGTTGTAATGGTACTGTTGTCCAGGACCCTGAGTTGGGCCAG GTCATACAACTTCAGGGAGatcaaaggaaaaatgtttctaccttCCTTGTGCAG GCTGGCATAGTAAAGAAGGATAATATCAAGATTCATGGTTTCTAA
- the LOC130946885 gene encoding uncharacterized protein LOC130946885, with product MASKVENSKAWKWGLGLVYIVAVATIWIAASFVVQSVVDGGVSPFLVTYICNSLFVVLIPIVEIGRYLEDSCGGGCFWTAKKTSQHSESVRESEQAILLEENDVGNKGNESLVVDDEVGISEQRNSGSIFLPPENRVEVLPGQVNVIENVDNQLDEKGRWTRWRVAKVSLLICPFWFLAQLTFNLSLKYTTVTSNTILSSASSLFTFLVSLAFLGERFTWLKLFSVLLCMGGTIIVSLGDSKSTLKTIASNPLLGDIFAIVSAGLYAVYITLIRKKLPEDDGKSGEASMAQFLGFLGLFNILIFLPIALILNFTKVEPFHTLTLKQLGLIIGKGLFDNVLSDYLWAKAVLLTSTTVATAGLTIQVPLAAIVDTLTGHAPRLMNYLGAIAVMVGFAGINIPLETLCNKREANIELENNVSLGNEEFTIPRGEDSAAIP from the exons ATGGCTTCAAAAGTTGAGAATAGTAAAGCATGGAAATGGGGGTTGGGTCTGGTGTATATAGTTGCTGTGGCCACAATTTGGATAGCTGCTAGCTTTGTAGTACAGTCTGTTGTTGATGGTGGTGTGTCACCATTCCTTGTTACTTACATCTGCAACTCATTGTTTGTGGTTTTGATACCAATTGTTGAAATTGGGCGATATTTGGAGGATTCTTGTGGCGGTGGTTGCTTTTGGACCGCGAAGAAAACGAGCCAACATTCAGAAAGTGTGAGGGAGTCAGAGCAGGCTATACTCCTTGAAGAGAATGATGTAGGGAACAAGGGCAATGAATCATTGGTTGTGGATGATGAGGTTGGCATCAGCGAACAAAGGAACTCTGGTTCCATATTTCTGCCACCGGAAAACAGGGTTGAGGTGTTGCCTGGTCAAGTTAATGTGATTGAGAATGTTGATAATCAGCTGGATGAGAAAGGGCGTTGGACACGGTGGAGGGTGGCCAAAGTTAGTCTATTGATATGTCCATTTTGGTTTCTTGCTCAGCTCACTTTTAACCTGTCGTTGAAGTATACTACGGTCACA TCAAATACAATTTTGAGTAGTGCATCCAGTCTTTTTACCTTCTTGGTCTCGCTTGCATTCTTGGGTGAGAGGTTTACTTGGTTAAAGCTCTTTAGTGTTCTTCTTTGCATGGGAGGAACAATAATTGTGAGTCTTGGTGATTCAAAAAGCACTTTAAAAACAATCGCATCGAATCCACTTCTTGGAGACATCTTTGCAATTGTTTCAGCAGGACTATATGCGGTTTATATAACCCTAATTCGCAAGAAATTACCTGAGGATGATGGAAAGAGTGGTGAAGCAAGCATGGCTCAGTTTCTTGGATTTCTTGGACTTTTTaatattcttatttttcttcCAATTGCCCTCATACTCAATTTCACCAAGGTGGAACCTTTTCATACACTTACCTTGAAGCAGCTTGGTCTGATCATTGGCAAAG GACTGTTTGATAATGTGCTGAGTGATTACTTGTGGGCCAAGGCTGTTCTTCTCACATCAACCACAGTAGCAACTGCTGGCCTTACGATTCAGGTTCCATTGGCTGCCATCGTGGATACCTTGACTGGCCATGCTCCTCGCCTTATGAATTATCTGGGAGCGATAGCTGTCATGGTTGGCTTCGCCGGAATTAATATTCCTCTTGAGACTTTATGTAACAAAAGAGAAGCTAACATTGAATTGGAAAATAATGTCAGTTTAGGAAATGAAGAGTTTACAATCCCGAGAGGCGAAGATTCGGCTGCCATACCTTAG
- the LOC130944061 gene encoding APO protein 4, mitochondrial, whose amino-acid sequence MALRNLPWRGLVCSESVRCFEFPIRFYATKANLRKHRPMILKRIERRAQAYPVRATIPVAKEVLVTRDILFHGVSILLKSIPIMACKFCPEIFIGEQGHKIQTCWGYKHRAKNRVHEWVRGGLNDILVPVQAFHLHNMFQPVITHNQRFDFERVPAVLELCWQAGAYPNDENLNSSNWSLEAANDSVHGGESLSPRDLTSVAQETLNAWEILRSGVEKLLLVYPVKVCKHCSEVHVGPSGHKARLCGVFKYESWRGSHFWMKATVDDLVPPKIVWSQRPQDRELVDEGRKFYGRVPAVVDLCSKGGAHVPAKYNCMKKVKGLSGPVNNEIRKSIALNFPGQQYVDSQAWLESEYGVGK is encoded by the exons ATGGCTCTGAGAAATTTGCCTTGGCGGGGCCTTGTGTGCAGCGAATCAGTTAGATGCTTTGAGTTTCCTATTCGGTTCTACGCCACCAAAGCGAACCTGAGGAAGCACCGCCCCATGATTCTCAAGAGAATCGAGAGAAGAGCCCAAGCGTACCCGGTTCGCGCCACCATTCCGGTTGCAAAGGAGGTGCTGGTAACTCGGGATATTCTCTTCCATGGCGTTTCCATCCTTCTCAAGTCCATTCCTATCATGGCTTGCAA ATTCTGTCCAGAGATATTTATTGGTGAGCAGGGGCATAAAATTCAAACTTGCTGGGGCTACAAGCATCGAGCCAAGAATCGAGTTCATGAGTGGGTCAGAGGTGGTTTAAATGATATACTTGTTCCTGTCCAAGCATTTCACCTACATAACATGTTCCAGCCTGTTATTACACACAACCAGAGGTTTGACTTTGAACGCGTACCTGCTGTTTTGGAGCTATGTTGGCAAGCAGGCGCTTATCCCAATGATGAAAACCTTAATTCAAGTAATTGGAGCTTGGAGGCTGCCAATGATAGCGTGCATGGAGGTGAATCTTTGTCACCAAGGGATCTTACCTCTGTAGCACAAGAAACACTCAATGCTTGGGAAATTCTTAGGTCAGGGGTGGAGAAATTGTTGTTGGTTTATCCAGTAAAAGTTTGTAAACATTGTTCTGAGGTTCATGTTGGGCCTTCTGGCCATAAAGCTAGGCTTTGTGGAGTATTTAAATATGAAAGTTGGAGAGGATCTCACTTTTGGATGAAAGCTACAGTGGATGATTTAGTGCCCCCGAAGATCGTATGGAGCCAAAGGCCTCAAGATCGTGAACTTGTAGATGAAGGGAGAAAATTTTACGGGCGTGTTCCAGCTGTAGTGGATCTGTGCTCAAAGGGTGGTGCCCATGTGCCTGCAAAGTATAATTGTATGAAGAAAGTTAAAGGTTTGTCAGGCCCTGTCAATAATGAGATTAGAAAAAGTATAGCATTGAACTTTCCGGGGCAGCAATATGTTGACTCACAGGCATGGTTGGAATCAGAGTACGGTGTGGGAAAATGA
- the LOC130945819 gene encoding uncharacterized protein LOC130945819: MRVVIVTRINQFFIEVGAQETVSEIKRKIEQIHGTPAASQILTVSGWELVDGLDMEDYPIVTEGTKIDLNIKPSTEPHFNHVNKMQITVKFSARRIKIEVDRTDTVRSLKEKIHIIDSTPIKRMTLVFSGVELNEDFRKLSEYGIRESSEIVVFLNTITRARDEAPSRKVSLVVKTSSSLLNAATIPLEMRDACTVNDLKQLLLSRKILPVDDYLFIHRQRIMRDSCSLRWHGVENGDCLYVFKGTVSRSGYH; encoded by the coding sequence ATGAGGGTAGTTATTGTTACAAGAATAAACCAATTCTTCATTGAAGTAGGTGCCCAAGAAACAGTTTCCGAgatcaaaagaaaaatagaacaAATTCATGGTACTCCAGCAGCTTCACAAATCCTAACAGTTTCTGGATGGGAACTAGTGGATGGCTTAGACATGGAAGACTATCCTATAGTCACTGAAGGTACAAAAATTGACCTCAATATCAAACCAAGCACAGAACCACATTTTAACCATGTTAACAAAATGCAAATCACAGTGAAATTTTCAGCTAGAAGGATAAAGATAGAGGTGGACAGAACAGATACTGTTCGGAGCTTAAAGGAAAAAATCCACATAATTGACAGCACCCCCATCAAAAGAATGACACTAGTGTTTTCAGGGGTGGAGTTGAACGAAGATTTCAGAAAGCTAAGTGAGTATGGCATACGTGAGTCTTCTGAAATTgttgtgttcctcaacaccatAACTAGGGCAAGAGATGAAGCTCCCTCAAGGAAGGTGAGCCTGGTGGTAAAAACTTCCTCTAGTTTGCTTAATGCAGCAACTATTCCACTGGAGATGAGGGATGCATGCACTGTGAATGACTTAAAGCAGTTGTTGTTAAGCAGAAAAATTCTGCCTGTTGAtgactatttatttattcatagGCAAAGGATCATGAGGGATAGCTGCAGCCTCAGATGGCACGGTGTTGAAAATGGAGACTGCCTCTATGTGTTCAAAGGGACAGTTAGTCGCAGTGGATATCACTAa
- the LOC130945820 gene encoding uncharacterized protein LOC130945820: MKGVYDDWAKAAPFTHQPKTIHKGGFLTIEDAKESLREYEVLHPEQILKRAEKAPVQIQRTAQAQRTGLMKNIPIRAEINDKKRVCRSNCRETLNLVLNWTLDKRAILGYYPINKEQLTKLVIFPEASPSDTYQFFQYGLIDTILIFDNLNIIKEFPAGFIDAVKKFKNMIDAREPRDISLKFTSSQPIFNEEGECLIPAFQVIFMSVFPGDFQPIEQVQDLSIYSDEGRLASTLARVFERAQKINKESRTRINYKSRNTLIVSSKKNQIESREMRLLVDFESAFYNFSGLLEKLPDGIRRNLCHLLKDKEDHRCQLCASEMSEESNNAEDPTHMGKEEDETSESSINIIVE, translated from the coding sequence ATGAAAGGAGTTTATGATGATTGGGCAAAAGCAGCCCCATTCACCCATCAGCCCAAAACTATTCATAAAGGGGGTTTCTTGACAATAGAAGACGCAAAAGAATCCCTCAGAGAATATGAAGTGCTCCATCCAGAGCAAATTCTAAAAAGAGCAGAAAAAGCTCCAGTACAAATCCAAAGAACAGCCCAAGCCCAAAGAACTGGACTAATGAAAAATATTCCCATAAGGGCCGaaataaatgacaaaaaaaGGGTCTGCAGATCAAACTGTAGAGAAACCTTAAATCTGGTTCTAAATTGGACTCTAGACAAAAGAGCAATATTGGGATATTATCCCATTaacaaagaacagctaacaaagctggtaaTCTTCCCAGAGGCTTCACCCTCTGATACATATCAGTTTTTCCAATacggattaattgatacaatccTAATTTTTGACAATTTAAATATCATTAAAGAATTTCCTGCAGGTTTTATAGATGCAgtgaaaaaattcaaaaatatgatTGATGCAAGAGAACCAAGGGATATATCTCTAAAATTTACAAGTAGTCAGCCAATCttcaatgaagaaggagaatgtTTGATCCCAGCATTTCAAGTAATTTTCATGTCAGTTTTCCCAGGAGATTTTCAACCAATAGAACAAGTTCAAGATCTATCAATTTATAGCGACGAAGGAAGATTGGCCAGTACATTGGCAAGAGTCTTCGAGAGAgctcaaaaaataaacaaagaatCCAGAACAAGAATAAACTACAAAAGCAGAAACACTCTAATTGTTTCTAGTAAGAaaaaccaaattgaatcaagagAGATGAGACTTCTAGTGGATTTTGAATCAGCATTTTACAACTTTTCTGGATTACTGGAAAAACTTCCTGACGGGATAAGGAGGAATCTATGCCATTTACTAAAAGACAAAGAAGACCATAGGTGCCAGCTGTGCGCCTCAGAAATGTCTGAAGAAAGCAACAATGCTGAAGACCCCACCCACATGGGAAAAGAAGAGGATGAGACATCTGAGTCATCCATCAACATTATTGTTGAATGA
- the LOC130944842 gene encoding peroxidase 3-like — MARKLGYLRFFIVCVIASIATTHAQLELGFYAKSCPKAEKIVSDFVNEHIHNAPSLAAALIRMHFHDCFVRGCDGSVLLNNTNQQAEKNAPPNLTVRGFDFIERIKSLVEAACPGVVSCADILTLAARDSIVATGGPFWQVPTGRRDGLISNLSEATRNIPAPFDNFTTLQTKFNNAGLDLNDLVILSGAHTIGVSHCSTISNRLYNFTGKLDQDPALDSEYAQNLKKFKCKSINDNTTLIEMDPGSRKTFDLGYYNQVVKRRGLFTSDSQLLVNSVTNSLVNQLLQGSLQNFYAQFAISMEKMGRINVKTGTQGEIRKQCALVNS, encoded by the exons ATGGCAAGGAAATTAGGGTACTTGAGATTCTTTATTGTTTGTGTGATAGCATCAATTGCAACAACACATGCTCAATTGGAGCTTGGTTTCTATGCTAAAAGCTGCCCAAAAGCTGAGAAGATTGTTTCTGATTTTGTGAATGAGCACATCCACAATGCTCCTTCACTTGCAGCTGCATTAATAAGAATGCATTTTCATGATTGTTTTGTCAGG GGGTGTGATGGATCAGTGCTTCTGAACAACACAAACCAGCAAGCTGAGAAGAATGCTCCACCAAACTTGACAGTGAGAGGGTTTGACTTCATTGAGAGAATAAAGAGCCTTGTGGAAGCTGCATGCCCTGGTGTTGTTTCTTGTGCTGATATCTTAACTTTGGCTGCTAGAGACTCCATTGTTGCCACT GGTGGACCCTTCTGGCAAGTTCCAACAGGTAGAAGGGATGGTTTAATTTCTAATTTGTCAGAAGCCACAAGAAACATTCCTGCTCCATTTGATAACTTCACCACCCTGCAAACTAAGTTTAACAATGCTGGACTTGATCTCAATGACTTAGTCATCCTATCTG GTGCACACACAATTGGAGTGTCTCATTGCTCAACAATCAGCAACCGTTTGTACAACTTCACTGGGAAGTTAGATCAAGACCCTGCACTAGACAGTGAGTATGCACAAAATCTGAAGAAATTCAAGTGCAAGAGCATCAATGACAACACCACTTTGATTGAGATGGACCCTGGTAGCCGCAAGACCTTTGATCTTGGTTACTATAACCAAGTTGTTAAGAGAAGAGGCCTATTCACTTCAGATTCTCAGTTGTTGGTCAACAGTGTTACAAACTCTCTGGTGAACCAATTGCTTCAAGGGTCACTTCAGAATTTCTATGCTCAATTTGCAATCTCTATGGAGAAAATGGGAAGAATTAATGTCAAGACAGGGACACAAGGTGAAATCAGGAAGCAATGTGCATTGGTAAATAGTTaa
- the LOC130945146 gene encoding histone-lysine N-methyltransferase ATXR2 — MEEPICPIDSSCQTQISALLSPPSTLQLQEYYNTLLSARHCSSITVKQDANFGKGVFAAMDFSDGDLVLRDQMLVGSQHSFNKIDCFVCSFCFRFIGSIELQIGRRLYLQGLRDSESHGCDVGSSSSLSKNFHEMDSSSEDEDQGTHQCGSGSSKDKNPLPEGVVESLMNGQLNLPFSKEFSLPSAVPCLGGCGEAYYCSTSCAEADWESSHSLLCTGERSDPAHREALLKFNKHANETNDIFILAAKAISFTILRYRKLKANCHEGKMKYDTSGDSNSYNASLLLEAWRPISMGHKRRWWDCVALPDDIDSSDEDSFRMQIKELAFKSLQLLKKAIFDKECEPLFSLDIYGHIIGMFEQNNLDLVVASLVEDYFLYIDDLKNPDKEEAEKITQPILDALGEDYSVCCQGTAFFPLQSCMNHSCSPNAKAFKRDEDRDGQATIIAVRPIRKGEEITISYVDEDLPFEERQASLADYGFRCRCPKCIEEEP; from the exons ATGGAGGAACCCATTTGTCCAATCGATTCCAGTTGCCAAACTCAAATCTCTGCTCTTCTCTCTCCTCCCTCCACTCTTCAACTTCAG GAATATTATAATACCCTTTTGTCTGCAAGGCACTGCAGTTCTATCACTGTCAAACAAGATGCTAACTTTGGCAAAG GGGTATTTGCTGCCATGGACTTCTCTGATGGGGACCTTGTTCTCAGGGACCAAATGCTTGTGGGGTCTCAACACTCTTTCAACAAG ATTGATTGTTTTGTATGTAGCTTCTGCTTTCGTTTTATTGGTTCCATAGAGCTTCAAATTGGAAGGAGGCTTTACCTGCAGGGATTAAGGGATTCTGAGAGTCATGGATGTGATGTCGGAAGCTCTTCGAGCTTGTCAAAAAACTTCCATGAGATGGATTCATCATCTGAAGATGAGGATCAGGGAACTCATCAATGTGGTTCCGGCagttccaaagataaaaatcctcttcctgAAGGTGTTGTGGAATCTTTAATGAATGGCCAACTGAATTTGCCTTTCTCTAAGGAGTTCTCGTTGCCATCGGCGGTTCCATGCCTGGGCGGCTGTGGAGAAGCTTACTATTGCAG CACATCATGTGCAGAGGCTGACTGGGAATCTTCACATTCTTTACTCTGCACTGGCGAGAGGTCTGATCCCGCTCATAGGGAGGCACTTCTTAAATTCAATAAACATGCTAATG AAACAAATGATATATTCATCCTTGCCGCAAAG GCTATTTCTTTTACCATATTAAGATACCGCAAGTTAAAAGCAAACTGTCATGAAGGGAAAATGAAATATGATACTTCTGGTGATTCAAACAGCTATAATGCCTCTCTTCTTTTGGAAGCTTGGAGGCCTATATCAATGGGACACAAGAGAAG GTGGTGGGATTGTGTTGCATTGCCAGATGATATTGATTCTTCAGATGAAGATTCGTTCAGGATGCAAATAAAAGAATTGGCATTCAAG TCTCTCCAACTTCTTAAGAAAGCTATATTTGACAAAGAGTGTGAGCCAT TATTCTCCCTTGATATCTATGGACACATCATTGGCATGTTCGAACAGAACAATCT TGATTTGGTTGTAGCTTCTCTTGTGGAGGATTACTTTTTATacattgatgatctgaaaaatcctGATAAG GAAGAAGCTGAGAAAATTACACAACCAATTTTAGATGCTCTTGGTGAAGACTATTCTGTTTGTTGCCAAG GAACTGCTTTTTTTCCTTTGCAAAGCTGCATGAACCATTCCTGTAGTCCTAATGCCAAAGCCTTCAAGAGAGACGAG GATAGGGATGGCCAAGCAACCATAATCGCAGTAAGGCCGATTCGAAAAGGAGAAGAG ATAACCATCTCATATGTTGATGAAGACCTTCCTTTTGAAGAGAGACAAGCATCCCTTGCAGACTATGGTTTTAGATGCAGGTGTCCAAAATGCATTGAAGAAGAGCCATAA
- the LOC130946652 gene encoding peroxisome biogenesis protein 22 gives MATGEGDTPRQELFHLIKRFGAYVTLKISNLFFSISLHNLDSRSIGAVAGLAVAIVFTWRMLRSPSGSQRRQQKRQGASSSNSGVGAHSNASVAPPEVCSPSDDSRAQNVVDEFFQPVKPTLGQIVRQKLSEGRKVTCRLLGVILEESSSEELQKQATVKSSVLEVLLEITKFCDLYLMELVLDDESEKRVLVALEEAGVFTSGGLVKDKVLFCSTENGRSSFVRQLEPDWHIDTNPEIINQLARFIKYQLHVSPSRTERTAANVFSAPSLEQFFGSI, from the exons CAAACGCTTCGGTGCTTATGTCACTCTCAAGAtctccaacctcttcttctccATCTCCCTCCACAACCTC GATTCGCGCTCTATTGGGGCTGTAGCTGGTCTTGCTGTTGCCATTGTTTTCACATGGAGGATGTTGAGATCACCTTCTGGATCTCAACGCAGGCAACAAAAACGGCAAGGTGCTTCATCTAGTAATTCTGGAGTCGGTGCACATTCTAATGCCTCGGTAGCTCCTCCTGAAGTTTGTTCACCCTCAGATGATTCAAGGGCACAAAATGTTGTTGATGAGTTCTTTCAGCCAGTCAAG CCAACTTTGGGGCAGATAGTTAGACAGAAATTAAGTGAAGGAAGAAAG GTAACTTGTCGACTTCTTGGAGTGATCCTTGAGGAAAGTAGTTCAGAGGAGCTTCAG AAACAAGCAACTGTGAAGTCCTCTGTGCTGGAAGTGTTGTTGGAAATAACAAAATTTTGCGATTTATATCTCATGGAACTAGTTTTGGATGATGAAAGCGAG AAGAGAGTACTTGTTGCATTAGAAGAAGCTGGGGTATTCACTTCTGGTGGTTTGGTTAAGGACAAG GTTCTCTTCTGTAGCACAGAAAATGGACGATCATCGTTTGTTCGGCAATTGGAACCGGATTGGCATATTGACACGAATCCAGAAATCATCAATCAGCTAGCT AGGTTTATCAAGTATCAACTTCATGTATCGCCCTCTAGGACCGAACGAACAGCAGCCAATGTGTTTAGTGCTCCTTCCCTGGAACAGTTCTTTGGATCCATATAA